A genomic segment from Neobacillus sp. YX16 encodes:
- the fabD gene encoding ACP S-malonyltransferase, with protein MGKIAFVFPGQGSQIVGMGQQLAEQFPEVMKYFIKADETLSVDLSKLIFEGPQEELTKTVNTQPALLTTSMAILERFQKSAIKPDYVAGHSLGEYTALVAAGALTFEDGVFAVRKRGEFMEGAVPNGEGSMAAILGLAREPLSEVTAEVSDSGFPVSLANLNCPGQIVISGSRKGVELAGVKAKEAGAKRAIPLEVSGPFHSSLMKPAAGELREVLDGLDMKDAHIPVIANVSANPMTSASEIKENLIEQLYSPVLWEDSVVKMIDLGVDTFIEIGPGKVLSGLIKKINRSVKTYSISDEESCQSVIEALKEENL; from the coding sequence ATGGGAAAAATAGCATTTGTATTTCCAGGGCAAGGCTCACAAATAGTTGGGATGGGACAGCAGCTTGCTGAGCAGTTTCCTGAGGTAATGAAATATTTTATAAAAGCAGACGAAACACTCTCGGTTGATTTAAGTAAACTTATATTCGAGGGACCTCAAGAAGAATTGACCAAAACCGTTAATACACAGCCAGCACTATTAACAACTAGTATGGCTATTCTAGAAAGATTTCAAAAATCTGCAATCAAACCTGATTACGTAGCTGGACATAGTCTGGGTGAATATACAGCCCTTGTAGCAGCTGGAGCACTAACTTTTGAGGATGGCGTCTTTGCAGTGAGAAAAAGAGGAGAATTTATGGAGGGAGCAGTTCCAAATGGTGAAGGTTCGATGGCCGCTATTTTAGGACTTGCCCGTGAACCTCTATCAGAAGTAACAGCTGAAGTAAGTGACTCTGGCTTCCCAGTTTCTCTGGCGAACTTGAATTGTCCAGGTCAAATTGTTATCTCTGGATCTCGAAAAGGTGTTGAGCTTGCAGGGGTAAAAGCGAAAGAAGCCGGTGCAAAAAGAGCGATTCCTTTGGAAGTCAGCGGTCCATTTCATTCTTCATTAATGAAACCTGCTGCTGGCGAATTACGTGAGGTTTTAGATGGACTAGATATGAAGGATGCGCATATACCTGTGATTGCGAATGTTTCAGCAAATCCAATGACTTCAGCATCAGAAATTAAGGAAAATTTAATTGAACAGCTTTACTCACCTGTGTTATGGGAAGATTCTGTTGTGAAAATGATTGATTTAGGTGTTGATACATTTATTGAAATTGGTCCTGGGAAAGTACTTTCAGGGTTAATTAAAAAGATTAACCGCAGTGTTAAAACGTACTCGATATCTGATGAGGAAAGCTGTCAATCTGTAATCGAGGCATTGAAGGAGGAAAATCTATGA
- the sdaAA gene encoding L-serine ammonia-lyase, iron-sulfur-dependent, subunit alpha: MFRNVAELVELAISKNKKISEIMIEQEMDVTGRSREEVFAFMDRNLKVMEEAVERGIKGVKSHSGLTGGDAVLMQKYIEKGNFLSGKTVLDAVSKAVATNEVNAAMGTICATPTAGSAGVVPGTLFAVKEKLNPTREEMISFLFTAGAFGFVVANNASISGAAGGCQAEVGSASGMAAAAIVEMAGGSPEQCAEAMAITLKNMLGLVCDPVAGLVEVPCVKRNAMGAANAMVAADMALAGITSRIPCDEVIDAMYKIGLTMPTALKETAQGGLAATPTGRELEAKIFGIPRV; this comes from the coding sequence TTGTTTCGTAATGTTGCAGAGTTAGTAGAGCTTGCCATTAGCAAAAATAAAAAAATCTCAGAAATTATGATTGAGCAGGAAATGGATGTCACCGGACGCAGCCGGGAAGAAGTATTTGCCTTTATGGATAGAAATTTAAAGGTCATGGAGGAAGCGGTTGAGCGTGGTATTAAAGGAGTAAAATCACATTCGGGGTTAACTGGCGGCGATGCTGTTCTTATGCAGAAATATATTGAAAAAGGTAACTTCCTGTCTGGCAAAACCGTCCTTGACGCAGTGAGCAAAGCGGTCGCAACGAATGAAGTCAATGCAGCGATGGGAACGATTTGTGCTACACCGACTGCCGGTTCTGCAGGAGTTGTGCCTGGGACATTATTTGCAGTGAAAGAAAAACTAAATCCAACTAGAGAGGAAATGATTTCTTTTCTTTTCACGGCGGGAGCTTTTGGTTTTGTCGTTGCTAATAATGCTTCGATTTCAGGTGCTGCTGGCGGCTGTCAAGCGGAAGTTGGTTCAGCTTCAGGAATGGCTGCGGCAGCTATTGTAGAGATGGCAGGAGGTTCACCAGAGCAATGCGCAGAAGCAATGGCGATTACATTAAAAAATATGCTCGGGCTGGTATGTGATCCTGTCGCCGGTTTGGTGGAAGTACCATGTGTTAAAAGAAATGCAATGGGAGCCGCAAATGCAATGGTTGCGGCGGATATGGCATTAGCAGGAATTACAAGCAGGATTCCATGTGATGAAGTCATAGACGCTATGTATAAAATAGGTCTAACGATGCCGACAGCTTTAAAAGAAACTGCACAGGGAGGGTTGGCGGCAACTCCGACAGGTCGTGAACTCGAAGCCAAGATCTTCGGTATTCCGCGCGTTTAA
- the recG gene encoding ATP-dependent DNA helicase RecG, whose amino-acid sequence MNHYLKQSVTEIKGIGEETAESLAEMKIFTVQDLLEYFPYRYEDYRLRELTEVQHEEKITVEGKVHSEPSLTYFGRKKSKLMIRMFVGQYLIKVVFFNQPYLKSKIIMNETITVTGKWDAHRQTISANEMQVGQNAKIQDFEPVYSLKGKITTKGMRKFISIAFQQFGKYIEESLPYSLVKKYRLPNRSDAMKAMHFPVNQEDVKQARRRLVYEEFLLFQLKMQALRKFEREHAPGIEQNYHVTKVEEFIQLLPFPLTNAQNRVVTEILTDLKSPLRMNRLLQGDVGSGKTVVAAIGLYASFTAGYQGALMVPTEILAEQHAESLKGLLEPFGLKCELLTSSVKGKRRREILQNLAEGKVDILIGTHALIQDEVSFNKLGFVITDEQHRFGVEQRRVLREKGENPDVLFMTATPIPRTLAITVFGEMDVSVIDEMPAGRKAIETYWAKPDMLGRVLSFVEKELVKGHQAYVICPLIEESDKLDVQNAIDVHTTLTHHFHNRYKVGLMHGRLSSEEKDTIMKAFSTNEVQVLVSTTVVEVGVNVPNATMMVIYDAERFGLSQLHQLRGRVGRGSDQSYCILLAEPKSEVGQERMRIMTDTNDGFVLSEKDLELRGPGDFFGKKQSGVPEFKLADMVHDYRALETARNDASLMIQSKTFWIDKEYEYLRNQLDNTGVLEGEKLD is encoded by the coding sequence GTGAATCATTATCTTAAACAATCAGTTACAGAAATAAAAGGCATTGGGGAAGAAACAGCTGAGAGTTTAGCGGAAATGAAAATATTTACCGTTCAGGATTTATTAGAGTATTTTCCATACCGTTATGAAGATTACCGACTTCGTGAACTTACTGAAGTTCAGCATGAAGAAAAAATTACAGTAGAAGGGAAGGTTCATAGTGAGCCTTCTCTTACATATTTTGGCCGGAAGAAATCGAAGCTGATGATTCGAATGTTTGTCGGGCAATATCTTATTAAAGTTGTATTCTTTAACCAGCCGTACCTAAAAAGTAAAATAATCATGAATGAAACGATTACTGTTACAGGCAAATGGGACGCCCATCGTCAAACGATAAGTGCTAATGAAATGCAGGTCGGACAAAATGCAAAAATACAAGATTTTGAGCCTGTCTACTCACTTAAAGGGAAAATTACGACGAAAGGAATGCGGAAATTTATTTCGATTGCCTTTCAACAATTTGGCAAATATATTGAAGAAAGTCTGCCATACTCTCTCGTTAAAAAGTACCGTTTGCCTAACCGCAGTGATGCTATGAAAGCCATGCATTTTCCTGTTAACCAAGAGGACGTAAAACAGGCACGCCGTCGTTTAGTTTATGAAGAATTTTTACTATTTCAGCTAAAAATGCAGGCATTACGTAAATTTGAACGGGAGCATGCACCAGGAATCGAACAAAACTATCATGTGACAAAGGTAGAGGAATTTATTCAATTGCTGCCTTTTCCGTTGACGAATGCGCAGAATCGCGTTGTAACGGAGATATTAACAGATCTAAAATCGCCTCTTAGAATGAATCGCCTCCTGCAAGGTGATGTGGGCTCAGGAAAAACGGTAGTGGCAGCCATTGGATTATATGCTAGTTTTACTGCAGGTTACCAAGGGGCATTAATGGTTCCAACTGAAATTTTAGCAGAACAGCACGCTGAATCTCTCAAGGGATTATTAGAACCTTTTGGACTTAAATGTGAATTATTAACGAGTTCTGTTAAAGGAAAACGGAGAAGAGAAATTCTTCAAAACTTAGCTGAAGGAAAAGTAGATATTTTAATAGGGACACATGCTCTTATTCAGGATGAGGTATCCTTTAATAAATTAGGGTTTGTGATAACCGATGAACAGCACCGCTTTGGTGTTGAACAACGAAGAGTATTACGGGAAAAGGGAGAAAATCCTGATGTTCTGTTCATGACCGCAACTCCAATACCAAGAACGCTTGCCATTACCGTATTTGGTGAGATGGATGTATCGGTTATTGATGAAATGCCTGCAGGGCGTAAAGCAATCGAAACCTACTGGGCAAAACCGGATATGCTTGGAAGGGTCCTTTCTTTTGTGGAAAAAGAATTAGTAAAGGGGCATCAGGCTTATGTGATTTGCCCGTTAATTGAAGAATCAGACAAGCTGGATGTCCAAAATGCGATTGACGTCCATACTACTTTAACCCATCACTTTCATAATCGTTATAAGGTTGGACTTATGCATGGACGGTTAAGCTCGGAAGAAAAAGATACGATTATGAAGGCATTTAGTACCAATGAGGTACAAGTGCTAGTATCAACAACGGTAGTAGAAGTGGGAGTCAATGTACCTAATGCAACAATGATGGTTATCTATGATGCAGAGAGATTTGGTCTATCACAACTTCATCAGCTCCGAGGAAGAGTAGGAAGAGGCAGTGACCAATCCTATTGTATCTTGTTAGCCGAACCAAAGTCTGAAGTGGGTCAGGAGAGAATGAGAATTATGACCGACACCAATGATGGCTTCGTTTTAAGTGAGAAGGACCTTGAATTACGGGGACCAGGTGACTTTTTTGGAAAAAAACAGAGTGGTGTACCTGAATTTAAGCTGGCAGATATGGTTCACGATTACCGTGCACTTGAAACAGCTAGAAATGACGCTTCACTCATGATACAGTCTAAGACATTCTGGATTGATAAAGAATATGAATATCTAAGAAATCAGTTAGATAATACAGGTGTTTTAGAAGGCGAAAAATTAGATTAA
- the rnc gene encoding ribonuclease III has translation MRRKGKEKEMNNRAKENQFKDFQDKIGIHFENEKLLKQAFTHSSYVNEHRRKPYEDNERLEFLGDAVLELTVSKFLFQKYPMMSEGELTKLRAAIVCEPSLVILANELCFGKLILLGKGEEMTGGRERPALLADVFEAFIGALYLDKGLEVVIEFLDKVVFPKINEGAFSHVMDFKSQLQELIQRDGTGLIEYKVLIEKGPAHSKEFVSRVSLNGEELGIGTGKSKKEAEQHAAQMALEFLKQKHHS, from the coding sequence ATGCGCAGAAAAGGTAAGGAAAAAGAAATGAACAATCGCGCAAAAGAAAATCAATTTAAGGATTTTCAGGACAAGATCGGTATTCATTTTGAAAATGAAAAGCTTTTAAAACAAGCTTTTACTCATTCATCCTATGTGAATGAGCATCGCAGAAAGCCTTATGAAGATAACGAGAGGCTTGAATTTTTAGGGGACGCTGTACTAGAACTCACTGTGTCGAAATTCCTGTTCCAGAAATATCCAATGATGAGTGAAGGGGAGCTAACAAAGCTCCGTGCAGCTATCGTATGTGAGCCTTCGCTAGTAATCTTGGCAAACGAACTTTGCTTCGGCAAATTAATTTTGTTGGGAAAAGGAGAAGAGATGACTGGGGGAAGAGAACGCCCAGCTCTATTAGCTGATGTATTTGAAGCATTTATTGGTGCGTTATACCTGGATAAGGGACTTGAGGTAGTAATAGAATTTCTAGACAAAGTGGTTTTCCCTAAAATTAATGAGGGTGCTTTTTCTCATGTGATGGATTTTAAGAGCCAGCTTCAGGAATTAATCCAGAGAGATGGGACAGGTTTGATTGAATATAAAGTATTAATTGAAAAAGGTCCTGCCCACAGTAAAGAATTTGTTTCAAGAGTTTCGTTAAATGGTGAAGAATTAGGAATCGGTACAGGTAAATCAAAAAAAGAAGCAGAACAGCATGCCGCCCAAATGGCGTTGGAGTTTTTGAAGCAAAAACATCATAGTTAA
- the sdaAB gene encoding L-serine ammonia-lyase, iron-sulfur-dependent subunit beta: MKYRSVFDIIGPVMIGPSSSHTAGAARIGRVARSLFGREPKWANISLYGSFAKTYKGHGTDVAIVGGLLDFDTDDVRIINAIDIAKERGIKLRFIEEDAITDHPNTARVIIGDDKGELELVGISIGGGKIEVTELNGFELKLSGNHPAILVVHNDRFGAIASVSNVLAKYEINIGHMEVARKEAGKLALMTIEVDQNIEDKILHELEQLPNILKVTKIVD, translated from the coding sequence ATGAAATATAGAAGTGTTTTTGACATAATCGGACCTGTAATGATTGGCCCATCCAGCTCACATACTGCTGGGGCTGCGAGAATTGGCAGAGTCGCTAGGAGTTTATTTGGCAGGGAACCAAAATGGGCAAATATTTCTTTATATGGCTCATTTGCTAAAACATATAAAGGCCATGGGACAGATGTTGCGATTGTTGGTGGTTTGTTAGATTTTGATACAGATGACGTTAGAATCATAAATGCAATAGATATAGCGAAGGAACGGGGCATCAAACTCCGATTTATAGAAGAGGATGCAATTACTGACCACCCAAATACCGCCAGAGTAATTATTGGCGATGATAAAGGTGAATTAGAGCTAGTTGGAATTTCAATTGGCGGGGGAAAAATAGAAGTGACAGAGTTAAATGGTTTTGAACTTAAATTATCAGGAAACCATCCAGCCATTTTAGTGGTTCATAATGATCGTTTTGGTGCAATTGCCAGTGTATCAAATGTACTGGCAAAATACGAAATCAATATTGGGCATATGGAAGTTGCAAGAAAAGAAGCAGGAAAGCTTGCGCTTATGACCATTGAGGTTGACCAAAACATCGAAGATAAAATCCTTCATGAACTAGAACAACTGCCAAATATACTGAAAGTTACTAAGATAGTGGACTAG
- the plsX gene encoding phosphate acyltransferase PlsX — MKLAIDAMGGDHAPKEIVIGAMKAVETFSDIHITLVGDEAKIKEYLTNSERINILHTTEVILGTDEPVRAVRRKKTASMVLAAQQVADGKADACISAGNTGALMAAGLFVVGRIEGIERPALTPTLPTIGGEGFLLLDVGANVDAKPEHLLQYAIMGSIYCEKVRGTDNPRVGLLNIGTEEKKGNDLTKAAFELLKKANINFIGNVEARDLLDGAADVVVTDGFTGNMVLKTVEGTALSMFKMLKTTLMSSMKSKLAAAVLKPEFKILKNTLDYSEYGGAGLFGLKAPVIKAHGSSNGQAIFSAIRQTREMVEKDVVGLIKKTIENEKTSNLEV, encoded by the coding sequence ATGAAGTTAGCTATCGATGCTATGGGTGGCGACCATGCTCCTAAAGAAATCGTAATCGGTGCAATGAAAGCTGTAGAAACATTTTCAGATATACATATAACCCTAGTTGGGGATGAAGCCAAAATTAAAGAATACTTAACAAATTCGGAACGGATTAACATTTTACATACAACGGAGGTCATACTTGGAACGGACGAGCCTGTGAGAGCTGTTCGCCGCAAAAAAACGGCCTCTATGGTATTAGCTGCACAGCAAGTAGCGGATGGAAAAGCAGACGCTTGTATATCCGCAGGAAATACAGGTGCATTAATGGCTGCAGGATTGTTTGTTGTAGGAAGGATTGAGGGGATAGAACGGCCTGCCCTAACACCTACTTTACCAACCATTGGCGGAGAAGGATTTCTATTATTGGATGTCGGGGCAAATGTAGACGCCAAGCCTGAGCATTTGCTTCAATATGCCATAATGGGTTCCATCTATTGTGAAAAAGTTAGAGGAACAGATAACCCTCGGGTGGGTCTACTAAATATCGGGACGGAAGAAAAGAAAGGGAATGACCTAACAAAAGCAGCATTTGAACTTTTGAAAAAGGCAAATATTAATTTTATTGGAAATGTAGAAGCCAGGGATTTGCTTGATGGCGCAGCGGACGTGGTTGTGACGGATGGTTTCACTGGTAATATGGTGTTAAAAACTGTTGAGGGTACAGCGCTATCTATGTTTAAAATGCTAAAAACCACGTTAATGAGCAGTATGAAAAGTAAACTTGCTGCCGCGGTATTAAAACCTGAATTCAAAATCTTAAAAAACACATTAGACTATTCTGAGTATGGCGGTGCAGGTCTTTTTGGCTTAAAGGCACCTGTCATCAAAGCACATGGCTCCTCAAACGGACAAGCAATCTTTAGCGCAATTCGTCAAACAAGAGAAATGGTTGAAAAGGATGTTGTCGGGCTCATTAAAAAGACTATTGAAAATGAGAAGACATCTAATTTAGAAGTGTAG
- the fapR gene encoding transcription factor FapR encodes MRRTKKERQQMLKETIKENPFITDEDLADKFQVSVQTIRLDRLELSIPELRERIKYVAEKKFEDEVRSLPIEEVIGEIIDIDLDQSAISILDVKEEHVFMRNQIARGHHVFAQANSLATAVINDELALTAKANIQFKRSVKQGERVIAKAKVIKIDDGIGRTIVEVTSFVNNELVFKGEFEMYRSEKSLKDEKR; translated from the coding sequence ATGAGAAGAACAAAAAAAGAACGTCAGCAGATGTTAAAAGAGACCATCAAGGAAAATCCATTTATTACTGATGAAGACCTTGCAGATAAATTTCAAGTGAGTGTGCAAACCATTCGCCTTGATCGTTTGGAGTTATCTATTCCTGAGTTGCGGGAAAGGATAAAATATGTTGCAGAGAAAAAATTTGAAGATGAAGTTCGGTCTTTGCCGATAGAGGAAGTAATTGGAGAAATTATTGATATTGATTTAGATCAGAGTGCCATTTCGATACTCGATGTGAAAGAGGAGCATGTCTTTATGCGAAACCAGATAGCCAGAGGCCATCATGTTTTCGCACAGGCAAATTCTCTTGCTACAGCGGTCATTAATGATGAATTGGCGTTAACAGCAAAGGCAAACATACAATTTAAACGGTCAGTTAAACAAGGTGAACGAGTGATTGCCAAAGCAAAAGTAATTAAAATTGATGACGGCATCGGCAGGACAATTGTCGAAGTGACAAGTTTTGTAAATAACGAGCTTGTTTTTAAAGGCGAATTTGAAATGTACCGTTCAGAAAAATCATTAAAGGATGAGAAAAGATGA
- a CDS encoding acyl carrier protein produces MAEVLERVTKIIVDRLGVDESQVKLEASFKDDLGADSLDVVELVMELEDEFDMEISDDDAEKISTVGDAVTYINSKN; encoded by the coding sequence ATGGCAGAGGTATTAGAACGTGTTACAAAAATCATCGTTGACCGTTTAGGTGTAGATGAATCACAAGTTAAGCTTGAAGCTTCATTCAAAGATGATCTTGGTGCTGATTCCCTTGACGTAGTTGAACTAGTTATGGAATTAGAAGATGAGTTTGATATGGAAATTTCTGACGATGATGCTGAAAAAATCAGCACAGTTGGTGATGCTGTTACTTACATAAATAGTAAGAATTAA
- the fabG gene encoding 3-oxoacyl-[acyl-carrier-protein] reductase has product MTLAGKVALVTGASRGIGREIALELARQGANVAVNYAGSEGKANEVVDEVKAIGREAFAIKCDVSNSEEVSAMVKETVDRFGKLDILVNNAGITKDNLLMRMKEEEWDDVININLKGVFLCTKGVTRQMMKQRVGRIINITSVVGVSGNPGQANYVSAKAGVIGLTKTTAKELASRNITVNAIAPGFITTDMTDKLTEEVKVEMLKQIPLARLGEPKDIAKMTAFLASEDASYITGQTIHVNGGMVM; this is encoded by the coding sequence ATGACTTTAGCAGGCAAAGTTGCCTTAGTAACGGGTGCGTCCAGAGGAATAGGAAGAGAAATTGCTCTCGAGCTTGCAAGACAGGGAGCAAATGTCGCAGTCAACTATGCTGGCAGTGAAGGAAAAGCGAATGAAGTGGTAGATGAGGTAAAAGCCATTGGGAGAGAAGCATTTGCGATTAAATGTGATGTATCCAATAGTGAAGAAGTGTCCGCTATGGTTAAAGAGACAGTAGATCGATTTGGTAAATTGGATATACTTGTTAATAATGCGGGTATCACAAAAGATAATTTACTAATGAGAATGAAAGAAGAAGAATGGGATGATGTGATTAACATCAATCTTAAAGGCGTTTTTCTTTGTACAAAAGGCGTTACCCGCCAAATGATGAAGCAGCGTGTGGGTCGTATCATTAATATCACTTCAGTTGTTGGTGTAAGTGGTAATCCAGGACAAGCTAACTATGTGTCAGCAAAAGCCGGTGTGATTGGCTTAACGAAAACTACTGCGAAAGAGCTTGCCTCCCGTAATATTACCGTTAATGCTATTGCGCCAGGATTTATCACAACCGATATGACCGATAAATTAACGGAAGAAGTCAAAGTAGAAATGTTAAAACAAATTCCATTAGCCCGCTTAGGAGAACCTAAGGACATTGCGAAAATGACAGCTTTCCTAGCTTCTGAGGATGCATCCTATATAACAGGTCAAACGATTCATGTAAATGGCGGAATGGTGATGTAA